From a single Solanum dulcamara chromosome 4, daSolDulc1.2, whole genome shotgun sequence genomic region:
- the LOC129885914 gene encoding ras-related protein RABD1, with translation MSNEYDYLFKLLLIGDSSVGKSCLLLRFADDSYVDSYISTIGVDFKIRTVEQDGKTIKLQIWDTAGQERFRTITSSYYRGAHGIIIVYDVTEMESFNNVKQWLNEIDRYANESVCKLLVGNKCDLVENKVVDTQTGKALADELGIPFLETSAKDSINVEQAFLTMAGEIKKKMGNQPAGAKRTGSTVQIKGQPIEQKGNCCG, from the exons ATGAGCAATGAATA CGATTACTTGTTCAAACTGTTGTTAATCGGCGATTCTTCTGTCGGCAAATCCTGTCTTCTTCTCAGATTCGCC GATGATTCGTATGTTGACAGTTACATTAGCACCATTGGAGTTGATTTC AAAATTAGGACTGTGGAGCAGGATGGAAAGACAATCAAGCTGCAAATT TGGGATACCGCTGGTCAGGAACGGTTCCGGACTATAACAAGCAGTTACTATCGGGGAGCACATGGGATTATT ATTGTTTATGATGTAACTGAAATGGAGAGCTTCAACAATGTCAAGCAATGGCTGAATGAAATCGACAGATATGCAAATGAGAGTGTTTGCAAGCTTCTGGTGGGAAACAAATGCGATTTGGTAGAAAACAAGGTCGTGGACACACAGACGGGAAAG GCTTTGGCAGATGAGCTAGGCATCCCTTTCCTTGAGACGAGTGCAAAAGACTCCATCAATGTGGAGCAGGCTTTCTTAACAATGGCTGGAGAGATCAAGAAAAA AATGGGTAACCAACCGGCTGGGGCCAAGAGGACAGGTAGCACTGTTCAAATCAAGGGACAACCAATTGAGCAGAAGGGCAACTGTTGTGGTTAA
- the LOC129885913 gene encoding ras-related protein RABA2a, giving the protein MARRAEEEYDYLFKVVLIGDSGVGKSNLLSRFTRNEFLLESKSTIGVEFATRTLQVEGRTIKAQIWDTAGQERYRAITSAYYRGALGALLVYDVTKPTTFENVSRWLKELRDHADSNIVIMLIGNKTDLKHLRAVATEDAQSFAEKEGLSFIETSALEATNVEKSFQTILSEIYRIISKKPLSSEEPATANIREGKTLVVGAEEPAPKKACCSA; this is encoded by the exons ATGGCGAGAAGAGCGGAAGAGGAGTACGATTACTTGTTCAAGGTTGTATTAATCGGCGATTCAGGCGTCGGCAAATCCAACTTGCTTTCTCGATTCACCAGAAATGAGTTCCTTTTAGAGTCCAAATCCACTATCGGTGTTGAATTCGCCACTCGTACTCTCCAg GTTGAGGGAAGGACCATCAAGGCTCAGATCTGGGACACGGCTGGACAGGAGAGATACAGAGCCATTACAAGTGCTTACTATAGGGGTGCTCTTGGGGCTCTTCTGGTATATGATGTGACAAAACCCACTACCTTTGAGAATGTTAGCCGGTGGTTGAAGGAACTGAGGGACCATGCAGATTCGAACATTGTGATTATGCTCATTGGAAACAAAACCGATCTGAAGCATCTCAGAGCAGTTGCTACTGAGGATGCTCAAAGCTTTGCTGAAAAAGAGGGCCTTTCTTTCATTGAAACATCTGCATTGGAGGCAACAAATGTAGAGAAGTCTTTCCAGACAATTCTTTCAGAAATTTATCGGATAATCAGTAAGAAGCCACTTTCTTCAGAGGAACCAGCAACTGCTAACATCAGAGAAGGGAAGACTCTTGTTGTTGGGGCAGAGGAGCCTGCCCCCAAGAAGGCATGTTGCTCTGCATAG